In Oncorhynchus masou masou isolate Uvic2021 chromosome 10, UVic_Omas_1.1, whole genome shotgun sequence, a single genomic region encodes these proteins:
- the LOC135547463 gene encoding 2-Hydroxyacid oxidase 2-like isoform X1, with product MTTTSDHISYREGTCCAEMAMVCLTDFEEYAKEHLSKATWDYYAAGADECCTRDDNLLAYKRIRLRPRILRDVSVCDTRTTVQGTEISFPVGIAPTAFHCLAWHEGEMATARATEAVNTCYITSTYSTCSVEEIAAAAPNGYRWFQLYVYRDRKLSESIIHRVEALGYKALVLTVDVPYTGKRRNDIRNQFKLPPHLKVKNFDGVFQEAAGPAGEEYGVPANTLDPSISWKDVYWLQSLTRLPIIIKGILTKEDAELAVEHGVQGIIVSNHGGRQLDGGPATIDALSEIVDTVQGRIEVYLDGGVRTGSDVLKAVALGAKCVFIGRPAVWGLAYKGEEGLKEVLHILNNEFRLSMALSGCRNVAEINRNLIQFSKL from the exons ATGACAACTACTAG TGATCATATATCCTACAGAGAGGGGACCTGCTGTGCTGAGATGGCTATGGTATGTCTCACAGACTTTGAGGAGTATGCGAAGGAGCACCTCTCCAAGGCCACATGGGACTACTACGCAGCCGGAGCAGACGAGTGCTGCACCAGGGATGACAATCTGCTGGCCTACAAACG GATCCGTCTGCGACCACGGATTCTACGGGACGTGTCAGTGTGTGACACCAGGACCACGGTGCAGGGCACAGAGATCAGCTTCCCTGTGGGCATCGCCCCCACTGCCTTCCACTGCCTGGCCTGGCATGAGGGAGAGATGGCCACCGCCAGGG ctacgGAGGCAGTGAACACATGTTACATCACCAGTACCTACTCCACCTGCTCTGTGGAGGAGATCGCGGCTGCAGCACCTAACGGCTACCGCTGGTTCCAGCTCTATGTGTACCGGGACAGAAAGCTTTCTGAATCAATCATTCACCGTGTGGAGGCCCTGGGCTACAAGGCCTTGGTCCTCACCGTCGACGTGCCCTACACCGGGAAGCGCCGCAACGATATACGCAACCAGTTCAAGCTCCCGCCACACCTCAAGGTCAAGAACTTTGACGGTGTCTTCCAG GAGGCTGCCGGTCCTGCGGGTGAGGAGTATGGGGTCCCTGCCAACACCCTGGACCCCTCCATCAGCTGGAAGGACGTGTACTGGCTGCAGTCTCTCACCCGCCTGCCCATCATCATCAAAGGCATCCTGACGAAGGAGGACGCTGAGCTGGCCGTGGAGCACGGCGTCCAGGGCATCATCGTGTCCAACCACGGAGGACGCCAGCTGGACGGAGGGCCCGCCACA ATAGATGCCCTGTCTGAGATTGTGGACACAGTGCAGGGGCGGATCGAGGTATATCTGGACGGGGGTGTCCGCACTGGTAGTGATGTGCTGAAGGCTGTAGCTCTGGGAGCCAAGTGTGTGTTCATCGGCAGGCCGGCCGTGTGGGGCCTCGCCTATAAG GGTGAAGAGGGGTTGAAGGAGGTACTACATATCCTCAACAATGAGTTCCGTCTGTCAATGGCTCTGTCTG GGTGCAGGAACGTGGCTGAGATCAACAGGAACCTCATCCAGTTCTCCAAACTGTGA
- the LOC135547463 gene encoding 2-Hydroxyacid oxidase 2-like isoform X3 has product MAMVCLTDFEEYAKEHLSKATWDYYAAGADECCTRDDNLLAYKRIRLRPRILRDVSVCDTRTTVQGTEISFPVGIAPTAFHCLAWHEGEMATARATEAVNTCYITSTYSTCSVEEIAAAAPNGYRWFQLYVYRDRKLSESIIHRVEALGYKALVLTVDVPYTGKRRNDIRNQFKLPPHLKVKNFDGVFQEAAGPAGEEYGVPANTLDPSISWKDVYWLQSLTRLPIIIKGILTKEDAELAVEHGVQGIIVSNHGGRQLDGGPATIDALSEIVDTVQGRIEVYLDGGVRTGSDVLKAVALGAKCVFIGRPAVWGLAYKGEEGLKEVLHILNNEFRLSMALSGCRNVAEINRNLIQFSKL; this is encoded by the exons ATGGCTATGGTATGTCTCACAGACTTTGAGGAGTATGCGAAGGAGCACCTCTCCAAGGCCACATGGGACTACTACGCAGCCGGAGCAGACGAGTGCTGCACCAGGGATGACAATCTGCTGGCCTACAAACG GATCCGTCTGCGACCACGGATTCTACGGGACGTGTCAGTGTGTGACACCAGGACCACGGTGCAGGGCACAGAGATCAGCTTCCCTGTGGGCATCGCCCCCACTGCCTTCCACTGCCTGGCCTGGCATGAGGGAGAGATGGCCACCGCCAGGG ctacgGAGGCAGTGAACACATGTTACATCACCAGTACCTACTCCACCTGCTCTGTGGAGGAGATCGCGGCTGCAGCACCTAACGGCTACCGCTGGTTCCAGCTCTATGTGTACCGGGACAGAAAGCTTTCTGAATCAATCATTCACCGTGTGGAGGCCCTGGGCTACAAGGCCTTGGTCCTCACCGTCGACGTGCCCTACACCGGGAAGCGCCGCAACGATATACGCAACCAGTTCAAGCTCCCGCCACACCTCAAGGTCAAGAACTTTGACGGTGTCTTCCAG GAGGCTGCCGGTCCTGCGGGTGAGGAGTATGGGGTCCCTGCCAACACCCTGGACCCCTCCATCAGCTGGAAGGACGTGTACTGGCTGCAGTCTCTCACCCGCCTGCCCATCATCATCAAAGGCATCCTGACGAAGGAGGACGCTGAGCTGGCCGTGGAGCACGGCGTCCAGGGCATCATCGTGTCCAACCACGGAGGACGCCAGCTGGACGGAGGGCCCGCCACA ATAGATGCCCTGTCTGAGATTGTGGACACAGTGCAGGGGCGGATCGAGGTATATCTGGACGGGGGTGTCCGCACTGGTAGTGATGTGCTGAAGGCTGTAGCTCTGGGAGCCAAGTGTGTGTTCATCGGCAGGCCGGCCGTGTGGGGCCTCGCCTATAAG GGTGAAGAGGGGTTGAAGGAGGTACTACATATCCTCAACAATGAGTTCCGTCTGTCAATGGCTCTGTCTG GGTGCAGGAACGTGGCTGAGATCAACAGGAACCTCATCCAGTTCTCCAAACTGTGA
- the LOC135547464 gene encoding kelch-like protein 9, whose amino-acid sequence MSEEGLSVKESLLKRIVSRNLSQRCNRKSSDTPTDMGGRGEEKESGPGRLHRRLSRLGSRGSLREPPRLPPQPVQPPAPSPAPAPAPVDRPTPPTPNPPDPAPKPLELPPKPPDINLKPSLPPRPLTRMFSSNEHGTAVLQGFQLFRGDETLCDVILVPGDSSDTFPVHRVLMASACDYFKAMFTGGMREQEMREIKLHGVSKTGLKNIIEFIYTSRLSLSMANLQDTLEAANFLQVLPVLRFCNELLSTEITIDNCVEVERIAGDLLLEDVQAHIGKFVCQNLPVLLQSGRYLLLSEHSLANALASDSLKGFSEMELYRIARSWLDHDPPTRRTAAYSLMRHIRFPLMTPTELLEISQEDEGHDDGGAAMMRSDTACVNLLLEASNYQMMPFLQPSLQTERTRIRSDATHLLALGGVMRQQLVVSRELRLYDEESGHWRALRPMEVPCYQHGVALLGGFLYIVGGQSTYDTKGKTAVDSVYRYDPRFDRWLQVASLNEKRTFFHLSALKGKLYAVGGRNASGEIDTVECYNLRKNEWMFVSPMIDPHYGHAGTVHGDLMYVSGGITQDTFQKELSCYDPETDTWSHRADMMELRGLHCMCTVGDRLYVMGGNHFRGSSDYDDVLDCEFYSPEVDQWTVVAAMPWGQSDVGVAVFQGQIYVVGGYSWNSRCMVDIVQRYDPEKDEWDRVFNVLEPLGGIRACTMTVHLPEGAVDDGQMHDCPLDTAKN is encoded by the exons ATGTCAGAAGAAGGCCTTTCGGTTAAGGAGAGCCTGTTGAAAAGAATAGTTTCGAG GAACCTTTCACAGAGGTGCAACAGGAAATCCAGCGACACACCAACTGATATGGG GGGCAGaggtgaggagaaagagagtgggccGGGAAGGCTTCACAGGAGACTGTCTCGTCTGGGGAGCAGAGGCTCTCTTAGAGAGCCCCCCAGACTTCCACCCCAACCTGTCCAACCCCCAGCACCATCTCCTGCCCCAGCTCCGGCCCCAGTTGACAGACCCACTCCCCCAACACCAAACCCTCCAGACCCAGCACCTAAACCATTGGAGCTTCCCCCGAAACCCCCTGATATCAACCTGAAGCCAAGCCTCCCTCCAAGGCCTCTAACCAGGATGTTCAGCAGCAATGAGCATGGCACCGCAGTCTTACAG GGGTTTCAGTTGTTCAGAGGTGATGAGACTCTGTGTGATGTCATCCTAGTGCCTGGGGACAGCAGTGACACCTTCCCAGTACACAGAGTCCTTATGGCCTCCGCCTGTGACTACTTCAAAGCCATGTTCACAG gGGGTATGAGAGAGCAGGAGATGAGGGAGATTAAGCTCCATGGTGTGAGCAAGACGGGTCTGAAGAACATCATAGAGTTCATCTACACATCCCGGCTGAGTCTGAGTATGGCCAACCTGCAGGACACTCTGGAGGCTGCCAACTTTTTACAAGTCCTCCCCGTCCTCCGCTTCTGCAACGAGCTGCTCAGCACTGAG atcACTATTGATAACTGTGTGGAGGTGGAGCGCATTGCCGGGGACTTGCTCCTGGAGGACGTGCAGGCCCACATTGGGAAGTTTGTCTGTCAGAACCTGCCAGTGTTGCTGCAGTCTGGCCGCTACCTGCTGCTCTCCGAGCACAGCCTAGCCAACGCCCTGGCCAGCGATAGCCTCAAGGGCTTCTCTGAGATGGAGCTGTACCGCATCGCCCGCTCCTGGCTGGACCACGACCCTCCCACCCGCCGCACCGCCGCCTACTCCCTGATGCGCCACATCCGCTTCCCCCTCATGACCCCCACGGAGCTGCTCGAAATCTCCCAGGAGGACGAGGGGCACGACGACGGCGGGGCAGCCATGATGCGCTCGGACACGGCCTGCGTAAACCTCCTGCTCGAGGCCAGCAACTACCAGATGATGCCCTTCCTCCAACCTTCCTTACAGACAGAGCGCACGCGCATCCGGTCCGACGCCACACACCTGCTGGCACTGGGTGGGGTGATGCGGCAACAGCTGGTGGTGAGCAGAGAGCTGAGGTTGTACGATGAGGAGAGCGGCCACTGGAGGGCGCTGAGGCCCATGGAGGTTCCATGCTACCAGCATGGCGTGGCTCTGCTCGGGGGCTTCCTCTACATCGTGGGCGGCCAGAGCACCTACGACACCAAGGGCAAGACGGCGGTGGACAGCGTCTACCGCTATGACCCGCGCTTCGACCGTTGGCTGCAGGTAGCCTCGCTCAATGAGAAGAGAACCTTCTTCCACCTGAGCGCCCTGAAGGGGAAGCTGTATGCTGTTGGGGGCAGGAATGCCTCAGGAGAGATTG ACACAGTGGAGTGCTACAACCTCAGAAAGAACGAGTGGATGTTCGTGTCGCCCATGATCGACCCCCACTACGGGCATGCTGGGACAGTCCATGGTGACCTGATGTATGTCTCAG GTGGCATCACACAGGACACATTCCAGAAGGAGCTGTCATGTTatgaccctgagactgacacATGGAGTCACCGTGCCGACATGATGGAACTGCGTGGCCTCCACTGCATGTGCACGGTGGGCGACCGGCTCTACGTGATGGGAGGGAACCACTTCCGGGGCAGCAGCGACTACGATGACGTACTGGACTGTGAGTTCTACAGCCCCGAG GTGGACCAGTGGACGGTGGTGGCAGCCATGCCATGGGGCCAGAGTGATGTGGGGGTGGCCGTGTTCCAGGGCCAGATCTATGTAGTGGGGGGCTATTCCTGGAACAGCCGCTGCATGGTGGACATTGTGCAGCGCTATGACCCAGAGAAGGATGAGTGGGACCGGGTGTTCAACGTACTAGAACCACTGGGAGGGATCCGGGCCTGCACCATGACTGTGCACCTACCCGAGGGTGCCGTGGACGATGGACAGATGCATGACTGCCCGCTGGACACTGCCAAGAACTGA
- the LOC135547463 gene encoding 2-Hydroxyacid oxidase 2-like isoform X2, whose translation MTTTREGTCCAEMAMVCLTDFEEYAKEHLSKATWDYYAAGADECCTRDDNLLAYKRIRLRPRILRDVSVCDTRTTVQGTEISFPVGIAPTAFHCLAWHEGEMATARATEAVNTCYITSTYSTCSVEEIAAAAPNGYRWFQLYVYRDRKLSESIIHRVEALGYKALVLTVDVPYTGKRRNDIRNQFKLPPHLKVKNFDGVFQEAAGPAGEEYGVPANTLDPSISWKDVYWLQSLTRLPIIIKGILTKEDAELAVEHGVQGIIVSNHGGRQLDGGPATIDALSEIVDTVQGRIEVYLDGGVRTGSDVLKAVALGAKCVFIGRPAVWGLAYKGEEGLKEVLHILNNEFRLSMALSGCRNVAEINRNLIQFSKL comes from the exons ATGACAACTACTAG AGAGGGGACCTGCTGTGCTGAGATGGCTATGGTATGTCTCACAGACTTTGAGGAGTATGCGAAGGAGCACCTCTCCAAGGCCACATGGGACTACTACGCAGCCGGAGCAGACGAGTGCTGCACCAGGGATGACAATCTGCTGGCCTACAAACG GATCCGTCTGCGACCACGGATTCTACGGGACGTGTCAGTGTGTGACACCAGGACCACGGTGCAGGGCACAGAGATCAGCTTCCCTGTGGGCATCGCCCCCACTGCCTTCCACTGCCTGGCCTGGCATGAGGGAGAGATGGCCACCGCCAGGG ctacgGAGGCAGTGAACACATGTTACATCACCAGTACCTACTCCACCTGCTCTGTGGAGGAGATCGCGGCTGCAGCACCTAACGGCTACCGCTGGTTCCAGCTCTATGTGTACCGGGACAGAAAGCTTTCTGAATCAATCATTCACCGTGTGGAGGCCCTGGGCTACAAGGCCTTGGTCCTCACCGTCGACGTGCCCTACACCGGGAAGCGCCGCAACGATATACGCAACCAGTTCAAGCTCCCGCCACACCTCAAGGTCAAGAACTTTGACGGTGTCTTCCAG GAGGCTGCCGGTCCTGCGGGTGAGGAGTATGGGGTCCCTGCCAACACCCTGGACCCCTCCATCAGCTGGAAGGACGTGTACTGGCTGCAGTCTCTCACCCGCCTGCCCATCATCATCAAAGGCATCCTGACGAAGGAGGACGCTGAGCTGGCCGTGGAGCACGGCGTCCAGGGCATCATCGTGTCCAACCACGGAGGACGCCAGCTGGACGGAGGGCCCGCCACA ATAGATGCCCTGTCTGAGATTGTGGACACAGTGCAGGGGCGGATCGAGGTATATCTGGACGGGGGTGTCCGCACTGGTAGTGATGTGCTGAAGGCTGTAGCTCTGGGAGCCAAGTGTGTGTTCATCGGCAGGCCGGCCGTGTGGGGCCTCGCCTATAAG GGTGAAGAGGGGTTGAAGGAGGTACTACATATCCTCAACAATGAGTTCCGTCTGTCAATGGCTCTGTCTG GGTGCAGGAACGTGGCTGAGATCAACAGGAACCTCATCCAGTTCTCCAAACTGTGA